The genome window GCAGTACTGAACACAATATTGGACAACATAGTTAGCAGTACTGAACACAATATTGGACAACATAGTTAGCAGTACTGAACAACATAGTTAGCAGTACTGAACACAATATTGGACAACATAGTTAGCAGTACTGAAACAATATTGGACAACATAGTTAGCAGTACTGAACACAATATTGGACAACATAGTTAGCAGTACTGAACAACATAGTTAGCAGTACTGAACACAATATTGGACAACATATTTAGCAGTACTGAACACAATATTGAACAACATAGTTAGTAGTGAACACAATATTGACTGAACAACATAGTTAGCAGTAGTGAACACAATATTGGACAACATAGTTAGCAGTACTGAACACAATATTGGACAACATAGTTAGCAGTACTGAACACAATATTGACAACATAGTTAGCAGTACTGAACACAATATTGACAACACAACATAGTTAGCAGTACTGAACACAATATTGGACAATATAGTTAGCAGTACTGAACACAATATTGGACAACATAGTTAGCAGTACTAGAACACAATATTGGACAACATAGTTAGCAGTACTGAACACAATATTGGACAACATAGTTAGCAGTACTGAACACAATATTGGACAACATAGTTAGCAGTACTGAACACAATATTGGACAACATAGTTAGCAGTACTGAACACAATATTGGACAACATAGTTAGCAGTACTGAACACAATATTGGACAACATAGTTAGCAGTACTGATTGACAACATATATTGGACAACATAGTTAGCAGTACTGAACACAATATTGGACAACATAGTTAGCAGTACTGAACACAATATTGACAACATAGTTAGCAGTACTGAACACAATATTGGACAACATAGTTAGCAGTACTGAACACAATATTGGACAACATAGTTAGCAGTACTGAACACAATATTGGACAACATAGTTAGCAGTACTGAACACAATATTGGACAACATAGTTAGCAGTACTGAACACAATATTGGACAACATAGTTAGCAGTACTGAACACAATATTGGACAACATAGTTAGCAGTACTGAACACAATATTGGACAACATAGTTAGCAGTACTGAACACAATATTGGACAACATAGTTAGCAGTACTGAACACAATATTGGACAACATAGTTACCACATATTGTGATCTCCTTGGCGTAGGGTGTGGACAGGTGAATGACGTTTGGCATCTGTTTCAGGAGCTTCTTAGTCTGGTGTAACAACTGCAGCATGTATCTGCCATGGAGAGGCTGAAAGAAGAGGAACCAGCAGGTAGGACTATAGGTTATTGATCTGTTATTATTCATTAAGCTGTCATACTGACCACAACAGCTCCTGTACTCCCTGGGCACATATTCAGAAAGCAgtcctgatctaggatcagtttgtgccttttagatcataatgagtATTATATGGACACAGTGAAGTTGATCCTAGACCAGCTTTAAGAATACTGGTCCTGCAGCACACAGTGGGGGAAATAAAGTTTGAATTGAATGGTACGGTACCTGTTGTTCTTTGAATGCAGAGAGCAGGGCGTTGGTGTGAGAGACGGTGAGGGGGAAGGTGAGGTGAGGACCGCTGTAGGACTCAGGAACAGTGATCTGTTCATacatgttctgtctctctctgtctgaccacgGGTCAACCACTGGGTCCAGCAGGTGGGAGATCAGATCTGACAACATGGAGGATGGAACACACAGGTTTactagaatagaacacacagggttactagaatagaacacacagggttaatagtatagaacacacagggttactagaatagaacacacagggttaatagaatagaccacacagggttaatagaatagaccacacagggttaatagaatagaccacacagggttaatagaatagaccacacagggttaatagaatagaacacacagggttaatagaatagaccacacagggttaatagaagAGAACACAGAgggttaatagaatagaacagaacacacagggttaatagaatagaacagaacacacagggttaatagtatagaacacacagggttaatagtatagaaca of Oncorhynchus keta strain PuntledgeMale-10-30-2019 unplaced genomic scaffold, Oket_V2 Un_contig_7627_pilon_pilon, whole genome shotgun sequence contains these proteins:
- the LOC118380590 gene encoding serine/threonine-protein phosphatase with EF-hands 2-like isoform X2 gives rise to the protein MSWVVLDLSQDQMAKKTPSPALAMKAAILIQRWYRRYIARLEMRQRYTWNIFQSIEYAGEQDQLQLSSFFSFMLDNFTQLNGNGPDLISHLLDPVVDPWSDRERQNMYEQITVPESYSGPHLTFPLTVSHTNALLSAFKEQQPLHGRYMLQLLHQTKKLLKQMPNVIHLSTPYAKEITICGNYVVQYCVQYC
- the LOC118380590 gene encoding serine/threonine-protein phosphatase with EF-hands 2-like isoform X3, translated to MSWVVLDLSQAMKAAILIQRWYRRYIARLEMRQRYTWNIFQSIEYAGEQDQLQLSSFFSFMLDNFTQLNGNGPDLISHLLDPVVDPWSDRERQNMYEQITVPESYSGPHLTFPLTVSHTNALLSAFKEQQPLHGRYMLQLLHQTKKLLKQMPNVIHLSTPYAKEITICGNYVVQYCVQYC
- the LOC118380590 gene encoding serine/threonine-protein phosphatase with EF-hands 1-like isoform X1, with amino-acid sequence MGCGTSVTTDNKRRLTTDQMAKKTPSPALAMKAAILIQRWYRRYIARLEMRQRYTWNIFQSIEYAGEQDQLQLSSFFSFMLDNFTQLNGNGPDLISHLLDPVVDPWSDRERQNMYEQITVPESYSGPHLTFPLTVSHTNALLSAFKEQQPLHGRYMLQLLHQTKKLLKQMPNVIHLSTPYAKEITICGNYVVQYCVQYC